One window of Sardina pilchardus chromosome 2, fSarPil1.1, whole genome shotgun sequence genomic DNA carries:
- the si:dkey-9i23.6 gene encoding uncharacterized protein si:dkey-9i23.6 isoform X3, which translates to MLQRLRKDEPSRSLDLRSPGGSLAEESTLTGGDYDLQESSRKFNTKLSAKKQGNVENSPSAIPKWERRQLFLLPYALDTLGSSKQESEDEDHQPGEREEQLHWKTKPSFQTSLTMSETQERKSSFEIPIMSDEDSSHNQDTQPSNISSQIKKSCGTVESVLGNAHSQDVMKGHNEISRDNTDSDAYEDVLPLSSMQESLAQSIDKTLPDLSSVQTHNTLISNPSCYRVRKVKLSMDTPTQTKTCLITSTQRSGDQPPNTIINNNQGMDLRMDCEDIDKSNSADTAQDPSLIRDETRPTGSNTSLGKVSEKGKEKLKKKWREQDERKQGSGSSQDKENLYLEPDPLPVEKAMISPTTFYEEQGPSENKTCLQRGFTLRDFKLDLGSMNLMDEMFTGDEWSKYLPVQECTSQEEDIDQSQTSSVHTCHDNEMSVTANLEHHGSRSERDSGSAHSCENIDKKGTEGDQHDAGVESNIYIYAIPTEKVDKPPEKKTNPSGNQEESEDSYDYVQYMIPMPPNWKKSKPLPSLELPVIKSQELLDNSMLKTRISLGKKRKHRPPGKKKKEKQSSTFYSIPSSVLQPPQQLLPSSHSHSPSPSSQTTVFASSVFYTHPSLTDSQQSTSSQTLGSVAEKVIIRSFLSFWLRHTCSLFSNINLCRPSLSVKAQMERILS; encoded by the exons ATGCTTCAGAGACTGAGGAAAGATGAACCTTCCCGGAGTCTTGATCTGAGGTCCCCAGGGGGGAGTCTGGCAGAGGAAAGTACTCTTACTGGGGGTGATTATGATCTGCAGGAATCAAGCAGGAAGTTCAACACTAAACTATCAGCTAAAAAACAGGGGAATGTCGAGAATTCGCCAAGTGCAATTCCCAAATGGGAGCGCAGACAGTTGTTTCTCCTTCCCTATGCACTGGACACGTTGGGAAGCTCCAAGCAGGAGAGTGAAGATGAAGACCACCAACCaggtgagagagaagagcagctgCATTGGAAGACAAAGCCAAGCTTTCAAACATCACTTACTATGTCAGAGACACAAGAAAGGAAGTCTTCCTTTGAAATTCCGATCATGTCAGATGAGGATTCATCACATAATCAAGACACTCAACCTTCTAACATTTCATCGCAAATAAAGAAAAGTTGTGGAACTGTAGAGTCAGTCTTAGGAAATGCCCATTCACAGGACGTAATGAAGGGGCACAATGAAATCTCCAGAGACAACACAGACAGTGACGCATATGAGGACGTGCTTCCTCTATCCAGCATGCAGGAGTCTCTCGCTCAAAGCATTGACAAAACACTGCCTGACCTATCTTCCGTGCAGACTCACAACACTCTTATCTCAAATCCATCATGCTACAGGGTAAGGAAAGTGAAACTGTCTATGGATACcccaacacagacaaaaacatgtttgataacATCAACACAAAGGAGTGGGGACCAACCACCAAATACTATCATAAATAATAATCAGGGTATGGATCTAAGAATGGACTGTGAGGACATTGACAAGAGCAACAGTGCCGATACTGCCCAGGACCCCTCGTTAATAAGGGACGAAACCAGACCCACAGGATCAAACACCTCCTTGGGGAAGGTGTCAGAAAAGGGGAAGGAGAAACTGAAGAAAAAGTGGAGAGAGCAAGATGAAAGGAAGCAAGGGAGTGGAAGTAGCCAAGACAAGGAG AATCTCTATTTGGAACCGGATCCTCTGCCTGTGGAAAAGGCCATGATCAGTCCTACCACCTTTTATGAGGAACAAGGACCCAGTGAGAATAAAACATGTTTACAAAG GGGCTTTACACTTCGTGATTTTAAGCTGGATCTAGGTTCCATGAACTTAATGGACGAAATGTTTACAGGAGATGAGTGGTCAAAATACCTACCAGTCCAAGAGTGCACGTCCCAAGAAGAGGACATTGACCAATCACAGACTAGCAGTGTCCATACTTGTCATGACAATGAAATGTCAGTAACTGCCAACCTGGAGCATCATGGCTCAAGGTCAGAAAGGGATTCTGGAAGTGCCCATTCTTGTGAGAATATTGACAAAAAGGGAACAGAAGGAGACCAACATGATGCAGGAGTGGAAtccaatatatatatttatgccaTACCCACAGAGAAAGTGGACAAGCCACCAGAAAAGAAGACCAATCCCAGCGGTAATCAAGAGGAATCAGAAGACAGTTATGACTATGTGCAATACATGATTCCTATGCCCCCAAACTGGAAGAAGTCTAAACCTCTCCCTTCCCTGGAGTTACCTGTCATAAAG TCACAAGAACTACTGGACAATAGTATGCTGAAGACTCGAATCAGcttgggaaaaaagagaaaacatcgGCCAccaggcaaaaaaaagaaag AGAAACAGAGTTCCACGTTCTACAGCATCCCTTCCTCTGTGCTCCAGCCACCCCAGCAGCTCTTGCCTTcttcccactcccactccccctccccctcctctcaaaCCACTGTCTTCGCCAGCTCAGTGTTCTACACCCACCCCTCATTAACTGACAGCCAACAGAGCACGTCATCGCAAACACTGGGATCTGTGGCTGAGAAGGTAATCATTcggtcatttctgtcattttggCTCAGACACACCTGTTCGTTATTCTCAAATATAAATCTTTGTCGCCCCTCTCTTTCAGTCAAAGCCCAAATGGAAAGGATTCTTTCCTAA
- the si:dkey-9i23.8 gene encoding C-X-C chemokine receptor type 6 — MNTTNSTALLEELRPWSRAEKSLLVAVLSVEMVLGILGNTLVLIVKIVCKYHFQCVHWLPLVSLTLSDLSCSVLIISGSLLATLTGGQRSPWCEVVSLFKFTFMTSSIGSIAILCVQRFMGIRSTGSCWSVIMVLACFTSWLFGVVFGIVPVIYGWIKYDSAEMLCAVFWESVYSDMLVYILCAFSVCVFLPFLLMLICSLLSAAGYGKHGNNPDDLSSVAPLLVVFYLLCYTPFAVSELILLGRLDLSPSPEWLRTVSSVLAYMDCGLNPILYCTNQDFRQALLALLWTSRKLSLSEPELTRITKLVMVKSQPAEIITIAQMKVPS, encoded by the exons A TGAATACAACAAACAGTACTGCACTACTGGAGGAGCTCAGGCCATGGTCCAGGGCAGAGAAATCCCTGCTTGTGGCTGTGCTAAGTGTTGAGATGGTGCTAGGTATTCTTGGAAACACTTTGGTTCTAATTGTCAAAATTGTG TGTAAATATCATTTCCAGTGCGTCCACTGGCTTCCCCTGGTCAGCCTCACCCTCTCTGACCTCAGCTGCTCTGTTCTGATCATCTCTGGCTCGTTGCTGGCCACTCTCACTGGGGGCCAGAGGTCTCCATGGTGTGAGGTGGTCAGTTTGTTCAAGTTCACCTTCATGACTTCATCCATTGGAAGTATCG CCATCCTGTGTGTCCAAAGGTTCATGGGCATACGCTCAACAGGAAGTTGTTGGTCTGTCATCATGGTACTAGCATGTTTCACCTCTTGGCTGTTTGGTGTGGTGTTCGGGATTGTGCCAGTAATATATGGCTGGATcaa GTATGACTCTGCTGAGATGCTGTGTGCAGTCTTTTGGGAGAGCGTGTACTCTGACATGCTTGTCTACATCCTCTGTGCATTCTCTGTCTGCGTCTTCCTCCCCTTTCTGCTGATGTTGATATGCTCTCTCCTGTCTGCAGCTGGTTATGGGAAACATGGCAACAA CCCAGATGACCTCTCTTCTGTGGCACCTCTGCTGGTTGTTTTTTACCTGCTATGCTACACCCCATTTGCAGTCTCTGAG TTGATACTGCTTGGAAGATTGGACCTGTCCCCCTCACCTGAATGGCTGCGGACAGTATCGTCTGTGCTGGCTTACATGGATTGTGGTTTGAATCCCATCCTTTACTGTACCAATCAAGACTTTCGGCAGGCACTGCTTGCTTTGCTGTGGACTAGTCGGAAGTTGAGCCTGTCTGAGCCTGAGCTGACAAGAATTACAAAACTAGTGATGGTGAAAAGTCAACCAGCAGAGATAATAACAATTGCCCAAATGAAGGTTCCttcatga
- the si:dkey-9i23.6 gene encoding uncharacterized protein si:dkey-9i23.6 isoform X1, whose amino-acid sequence MSEVANIEDLATASKGSLLQSMLQRLRKDEPSRSLDLRSPGGSLAEESTLTGGDYDLQESSRKFNTKLSAKKQGNVENSPSAIPKWERRQLFLLPYALDTLGSSKQESEDEDHQPGEREEQLHWKTKPSFQTSLTMSETQERKSSFEIPIMSDEDSSHNQDTQPSNISSQIKKSCGTVESVLGNAHSQDVMKGHNEISRDNTDSDAYEDVLPLSSMQESLAQSIDKTLPDLSSVQTHNTLISNPSCYRVRKVKLSMDTPTQTKTCLITSTQRSGDQPPNTIINNNQGMDLRMDCEDIDKSNSADTAQDPSLIRDETRPTGSNTSLGKVSEKGKEKLKKKWREQDERKQGSGSSQDKENLYLEPDPLPVEKAMISPTTFYEEQGPSENKTCLQRGFTLRDFKLDLGSMNLMDEMFTGDEWSKYLPVQECTSQEEDIDQSQTSSVHTCHDNEMSVTANLEHHGSRSERDSGSAHSCENIDKKGTEGDQHDAGVESNIYIYAIPTEKVDKPPEKKTNPSGNQEESEDSYDYVQYMIPMPPNWKKSKPLPSLELPVIKSQELLDNSMLKTRISLGKKRKHRPPGKKKKEKQSSTFYSIPSSVLQPPQQLLPSSHSHSPSPSSQTTVFASSVFYTHPSLTDSQQSTSSQTLGSVAEKVIIRSFLSFWLRHTCSLFSNINLCRPSLSVKAQMERILS is encoded by the exons ATGTCAGAG GTTGCCAATATAGAGGATTTAGCCACAGCGTCAAAAGGCTCTTTACTCCAGTCGATGCTTCAGAGACTGAGGAAAGATGAACCTTCCCGGAGTCTTGATCTGAGGTCCCCAGGGGGGAGTCTGGCAGAGGAAAGTACTCTTACTGGGGGTGATTATGATCTGCAGGAATCAAGCAGGAAGTTCAACACTAAACTATCAGCTAAAAAACAGGGGAATGTCGAGAATTCGCCAAGTGCAATTCCCAAATGGGAGCGCAGACAGTTGTTTCTCCTTCCCTATGCACTGGACACGTTGGGAAGCTCCAAGCAGGAGAGTGAAGATGAAGACCACCAACCaggtgagagagaagagcagctgCATTGGAAGACAAAGCCAAGCTTTCAAACATCACTTACTATGTCAGAGACACAAGAAAGGAAGTCTTCCTTTGAAATTCCGATCATGTCAGATGAGGATTCATCACATAATCAAGACACTCAACCTTCTAACATTTCATCGCAAATAAAGAAAAGTTGTGGAACTGTAGAGTCAGTCTTAGGAAATGCCCATTCACAGGACGTAATGAAGGGGCACAATGAAATCTCCAGAGACAACACAGACAGTGACGCATATGAGGACGTGCTTCCTCTATCCAGCATGCAGGAGTCTCTCGCTCAAAGCATTGACAAAACACTGCCTGACCTATCTTCCGTGCAGACTCACAACACTCTTATCTCAAATCCATCATGCTACAGGGTAAGGAAAGTGAAACTGTCTATGGATACcccaacacagacaaaaacatgtttgataacATCAACACAAAGGAGTGGGGACCAACCACCAAATACTATCATAAATAATAATCAGGGTATGGATCTAAGAATGGACTGTGAGGACATTGACAAGAGCAACAGTGCCGATACTGCCCAGGACCCCTCGTTAATAAGGGACGAAACCAGACCCACAGGATCAAACACCTCCTTGGGGAAGGTGTCAGAAAAGGGGAAGGAGAAACTGAAGAAAAAGTGGAGAGAGCAAGATGAAAGGAAGCAAGGGAGTGGAAGTAGCCAAGACAAGGAG AATCTCTATTTGGAACCGGATCCTCTGCCTGTGGAAAAGGCCATGATCAGTCCTACCACCTTTTATGAGGAACAAGGACCCAGTGAGAATAAAACATGTTTACAAAG GGGCTTTACACTTCGTGATTTTAAGCTGGATCTAGGTTCCATGAACTTAATGGACGAAATGTTTACAGGAGATGAGTGGTCAAAATACCTACCAGTCCAAGAGTGCACGTCCCAAGAAGAGGACATTGACCAATCACAGACTAGCAGTGTCCATACTTGTCATGACAATGAAATGTCAGTAACTGCCAACCTGGAGCATCATGGCTCAAGGTCAGAAAGGGATTCTGGAAGTGCCCATTCTTGTGAGAATATTGACAAAAAGGGAACAGAAGGAGACCAACATGATGCAGGAGTGGAAtccaatatatatatttatgccaTACCCACAGAGAAAGTGGACAAGCCACCAGAAAAGAAGACCAATCCCAGCGGTAATCAAGAGGAATCAGAAGACAGTTATGACTATGTGCAATACATGATTCCTATGCCCCCAAACTGGAAGAAGTCTAAACCTCTCCCTTCCCTGGAGTTACCTGTCATAAAG TCACAAGAACTACTGGACAATAGTATGCTGAAGACTCGAATCAGcttgggaaaaaagagaaaacatcgGCCAccaggcaaaaaaaagaaag AGAAACAGAGTTCCACGTTCTACAGCATCCCTTCCTCTGTGCTCCAGCCACCCCAGCAGCTCTTGCCTTcttcccactcccactccccctccccctcctctcaaaCCACTGTCTTCGCCAGCTCAGTGTTCTACACCCACCCCTCATTAACTGACAGCCAACAGAGCACGTCATCGCAAACACTGGGATCTGTGGCTGAGAAGGTAATCATTcggtcatttctgtcattttggCTCAGACACACCTGTTCGTTATTCTCAAATATAAATCTTTGTCGCCCCTCTCTTTCAGTCAAAGCCCAAATGGAAAGGATTCTTTCCTAA
- the ndufs8a gene encoding NADH:ubiquinone oxidoreductase core subunit S8a, whose protein sequence is MSATLRVLYSVSRPGTFALSHSIVRPISLSAQRQGFKYVNAQEAAEDMKSITDRAAQTLLWTELFRGLGMTMSYLFREPATINYPFEKGPLSPRFRGEHALRRYPSGEERCIACKLCEAICPAQAISIEAEPRADGSRRTTRYDIDMTKCIYCGFCQEACPVDAIVEGPNFEFSTETHEELLYNKEKLLNNGDKWEAEIAANIQADYLYR, encoded by the exons ATGTCTGCAACGTTACGTGTCCTGTATTCAGTGTCCAGGCCAG GCACTTTCGCCCTCAGCCACAGTATAGTACGTCCCATTAGCCTCTCGGCTCAAAGGCAGGGATTCA agTATGTCAATGCTCAGGAGGCTGCCGAAGACATGAAGTCCATTACAGACCGTGCAGCACAGACTCTCCTATGGACTGAGCTCTTCCGAG gtTTGGGTATGACCATGAGTTATTTGTTCAGGGAGCCAGCTACGATAAACTACCCTTTTGAGAAGGGCCCTTTGTCTCCCCGCTTCCGTGGTGAGCATGCGTTGCGCAGGTACCCCTCAGGAGAGGAGCGTTGCATTGCCTGCAAACTGTGTGAAGCCATCTGTCCAGCACAG gcaatctcgaTTGAGGCGGAGCCCCGTGCTGACGGCAGCAGGAGGACAACGCGCTATGACATTGACATGACCAAATGCATCTACTGTGGCTTCTGCCAGGAGGCCTGCCCTGTGGATGCCATTGTGGAG GGACCCAATTTTGAGTTCTCCACAGAAACTCATGAAGAGCTGCTGTACAACAAGGAGAAATTGCTCAACAATGGAGACAAATGGGAGGCTGAGATTGCTGCCAACATTCAGGCTGACTACCTCTACCGATAA
- the LOC134066112 gene encoding GTP-binding nuclear protein Ran-like, which produces MTQPVATFKLVLVGDGGTGKTTFVKRHLTGEFEKKYVATLGVEVHPLLFHTNRGPILYNVWDTAGQEKFGGLRDGYYIQAQCAIIMFDVTSRVTYKNVPNWHRDLVRVCENVPIVLCGNKVDIKDRKVKAKAIVFHRKKNLQYYDISAKSNYNFEKPFLWLAKKLTGEANLEFAEMPALAPPDIAMDPNLASQYEQELKVAAETALPDEDDDL; this is translated from the exons ATGACGCAACCTGTAGCCACTTTCAAG CTTGTCTTGGTGGGAGATGGAGGAACAGGAAAGACCACTTTTGTCAAGAGACATTTAACAGGAGAATTTGAAAAGAAATATGTTG CAACTCTTGGAGTGGAGGTGCATCCCCTTCTCTTCCACACAAACCGGGGACCTATTTTATACAATGTGTGGGACACAGCTGGCCAGGAGAAGTTTGGTGGACTAAGAGATGGTTACTACATCCAAG CTCAGTGTGCCATCATCATGTTTGACGTAACATCCCGGGTCACGTACAAGAACGTACCCAACTGGCATAGGGATCTGGTGCGTGTTTGTGAGAATGTCCCCATCGTGCTTTGTGGCAACAAGGTAGACATCAAAGACAGAAAGGTGAAAGCCAAAGCCATCGTTTTCCACCGCAAGAAAAACCTGCAG TACTATGACATCTCTGCCAAAAGTAATTACAATTTTGAGAAGCCTTTCCTCTGGTTGGCAAAGAAGCTCACCGGTGAAGCCAACTTGGAATTTGCAGAAATGCCTGCTCTCGCACCCCCAGACATCGCCATGGACCCCAATCTGGCCTCACAGTATGAGCAGGAACTTAAA
- the si:dkey-9i23.6 gene encoding uncharacterized protein si:dkey-9i23.6 isoform X2, which yields MSEVANIEDLATASKGSLLQSMLQRLRKDEPSRSLDLRSPGGSLAEESTLTGGDYDLQESSRKFNTKLSAKKQGNVENSPSAIPKWERRQLFLLPYALDTLGSSKQESEDEDHQPGEREEQLHWKTKPSFQTSLTMSETQERKSSFEIPIMSDEDSSHNQDTQPSNISSQIKKSCGTVESVLGNAHSQDVMKGHNEISRDNTDSDAYEDVLPLSSMQESLAQSIDKTLPDLSSVQTHNTLISNPSCYRVRKVKLSMDTPTQTKTCLITSTQRSGDQPPNTIINNNQGMDLRMDCEDIDKSNSADTAQDPSLIRDETRPTGSNTSLGKVSEKGKEKLKKKWREQDERKQGSGSSQDKENLYLEPDPLPVEKAMISPTTFYEEQGPSENKTCLQRGFTLRDFKLDLGSMNLMDEMFTGDEWSKYLPVQECTSQEEDIDQSQTSSVHTCHDNEMSVTANLEHHGSRSERDSGSAHSCENIDKKGTEGDQHDAGVESNIYIYAIPTEKVDKPPEKKTNPSGNQEESEDSYDYVQYMIPMPPNWKKSKPLPSLELPVIKSQELLDNSMLKTRISLGKKRKHRPPGKKKKEKQSSTFYSIPSSVLQPPQQLLPSSHSHSPSPSSQTTVFASSVFYTHPSLTDSQQSTSSQTLGSVAEKSKPKWKGFFPKTKGKSKH from the exons ATGTCAGAG GTTGCCAATATAGAGGATTTAGCCACAGCGTCAAAAGGCTCTTTACTCCAGTCGATGCTTCAGAGACTGAGGAAAGATGAACCTTCCCGGAGTCTTGATCTGAGGTCCCCAGGGGGGAGTCTGGCAGAGGAAAGTACTCTTACTGGGGGTGATTATGATCTGCAGGAATCAAGCAGGAAGTTCAACACTAAACTATCAGCTAAAAAACAGGGGAATGTCGAGAATTCGCCAAGTGCAATTCCCAAATGGGAGCGCAGACAGTTGTTTCTCCTTCCCTATGCACTGGACACGTTGGGAAGCTCCAAGCAGGAGAGTGAAGATGAAGACCACCAACCaggtgagagagaagagcagctgCATTGGAAGACAAAGCCAAGCTTTCAAACATCACTTACTATGTCAGAGACACAAGAAAGGAAGTCTTCCTTTGAAATTCCGATCATGTCAGATGAGGATTCATCACATAATCAAGACACTCAACCTTCTAACATTTCATCGCAAATAAAGAAAAGTTGTGGAACTGTAGAGTCAGTCTTAGGAAATGCCCATTCACAGGACGTAATGAAGGGGCACAATGAAATCTCCAGAGACAACACAGACAGTGACGCATATGAGGACGTGCTTCCTCTATCCAGCATGCAGGAGTCTCTCGCTCAAAGCATTGACAAAACACTGCCTGACCTATCTTCCGTGCAGACTCACAACACTCTTATCTCAAATCCATCATGCTACAGGGTAAGGAAAGTGAAACTGTCTATGGATACcccaacacagacaaaaacatgtttgataacATCAACACAAAGGAGTGGGGACCAACCACCAAATACTATCATAAATAATAATCAGGGTATGGATCTAAGAATGGACTGTGAGGACATTGACAAGAGCAACAGTGCCGATACTGCCCAGGACCCCTCGTTAATAAGGGACGAAACCAGACCCACAGGATCAAACACCTCCTTGGGGAAGGTGTCAGAAAAGGGGAAGGAGAAACTGAAGAAAAAGTGGAGAGAGCAAGATGAAAGGAAGCAAGGGAGTGGAAGTAGCCAAGACAAGGAG AATCTCTATTTGGAACCGGATCCTCTGCCTGTGGAAAAGGCCATGATCAGTCCTACCACCTTTTATGAGGAACAAGGACCCAGTGAGAATAAAACATGTTTACAAAG GGGCTTTACACTTCGTGATTTTAAGCTGGATCTAGGTTCCATGAACTTAATGGACGAAATGTTTACAGGAGATGAGTGGTCAAAATACCTACCAGTCCAAGAGTGCACGTCCCAAGAAGAGGACATTGACCAATCACAGACTAGCAGTGTCCATACTTGTCATGACAATGAAATGTCAGTAACTGCCAACCTGGAGCATCATGGCTCAAGGTCAGAAAGGGATTCTGGAAGTGCCCATTCTTGTGAGAATATTGACAAAAAGGGAACAGAAGGAGACCAACATGATGCAGGAGTGGAAtccaatatatatatttatgccaTACCCACAGAGAAAGTGGACAAGCCACCAGAAAAGAAGACCAATCCCAGCGGTAATCAAGAGGAATCAGAAGACAGTTATGACTATGTGCAATACATGATTCCTATGCCCCCAAACTGGAAGAAGTCTAAACCTCTCCCTTCCCTGGAGTTACCTGTCATAAAG TCACAAGAACTACTGGACAATAGTATGCTGAAGACTCGAATCAGcttgggaaaaaagagaaaacatcgGCCAccaggcaaaaaaaagaaag AGAAACAGAGTTCCACGTTCTACAGCATCCCTTCCTCTGTGCTCCAGCCACCCCAGCAGCTCTTGCCTTcttcccactcccactccccctccccctcctctcaaaCCACTGTCTTCGCCAGCTCAGTGTTCTACACCCACCCCTCATTAACTGACAGCCAACAGAGCACGTCATCGCAAACACTGGGATCTGTGGCTGAGAAG TCAAAGCCCAAATGGAAAGGATTCTTTCCTAAGACGAAGGGAAAGTCAAAGCACTGA
- the tmem187 gene encoding transmembrane protein 187 has protein sequence MVSAAVCHVLIPFGLCVVLASSALFDNVLVDLSYDHYAEKRVEWLPAFLAMPFNCLVNVGYIIMGTFWLLKRMQPRDSKECYFKDVFALMAILYGPVQWIRLSSLSRTPAVLDQWFTLPIFAWVPIWGHFIEHGWCPRYVLFAESISILSYALALFHDLGFDAALVCHVSIAVFKGVRIQRSHGNATSLRYLVFAVLSCSGFVVLKLLDLSLAHHWLFQNLTGHFWSKICDILQFHFSFCFLTCLNNKGQKMT, from the coding sequence ATGGTGAGCGCAGCAGTTTGCCACGTCTTGATTCCATTTGGCCTGTGCGTCGTTTTAGCGAGCAGTGCATTATTTGACAACGTTCTGGTGGATCTGAGCTATGATCACTACGCAGAGAAAAGAGTTGAATGGCTCCCCGCTTTTCTGGCTATGCCGTTTAACTGCCTGGTCAACGTGGGGTACATAATTATGGGCACTTTTTGGCTCCTTAAACGCATGCAACCTCGCGACAGTAAGGAATGCTATTTCAAGGATGTGTTTGCTCTCATGGCCATTTTGTATGGACCTGTACAATGGATTCGTCTTTCGTCTCTATCGCGGACTCCGGCAGTTCTGGACCAGTGGTTTACACTACCCATTTTCGCGTGGGTTCCGATCTGGGGTCATTTTATAGAGCACGGTTGGTGTCCGCGATATGTGCTGTTCGCCGAGTCCATTTCCATCCTGAGCTACGCACTAGCCCTGTTTCACGACCTGGGATTTGATGCTGCATTGGTGTGTCACGTCTCTATTGCTGTATTCAAAGGCGTCAGGATTCAAAGAAGTCACGGAAATGCAACTTCATTGCGCTACCTAGTGTTTGCTGTGCTGTCGTGCAGCGGCTTCGTTGTGCTGAAACTTTTGGATCTTAGTCTGGCACACCACTGGTTGTTTCAAAATCTTACCGGACACTTTTGGTCCAAAATATGTGACATTCTTCAATTCCATTTTAGCTTCTGCTTTCTTACCTGCCTCAATAATAAAGGACAGAAAATGACTTAG